The segment CTATAAAAATTATAAGGGCCTTTAGGCCCTGTTAACTAGTTTGAAGATACAAACTACCAATCTACATAATTCCCCTACAATTGCTCATTACACTATCTATAAATATTTATATCTGCTGTGACATATTGGAGCGCAAAAAATGAAAAACTTATGGATATTATGCTTTGCCATAGTGTACGGGGTTTCGTTAGCTGGGTGTAATAACAACACAAGTGATACACAAAGCTCGGAATCCAATACGTTTAAATTAGTTAGTAACGTAATGAAAAATAACGGTACGTTACCTGTAGCCTATACCTGTGATGGCAATAGTGTTAACCCCCCTCTTAGCTGGAGTGGAGCACCAAAAGGCACAAAGTATTATGCTCTCATAATGCATCACAATGCGCCCGATGGAGTACATTGGTATTGGAATGTTTATAATATTAATGCAAGCACTTCACACATAAATAGCGGCCAAAATTTAGCTGATATTAAAGCAGAACTTGGTAGCAACAGTGTTAATAATTTGAACCAGTATGCGCCGCCTTGCTCAAAGGGGCCTGGTGAAAAACGCTATACATATACTGTTTATGCACTATCGGATGCGATAAATTTTGCTAAAAACACTCAAGTAGATAGAGCTACCTTACTTAAAGCTATAAAAAATATTACCCTAGACTCAGCACAAATGACGGTAACTTACGAGCGAGCAGGCAGTCCACATAAGCCTGCACGTAAAAAGCCTAAAGTGCATGAAGGTATAAAAACACCTTTAAGTTTAGTTAACTCAGCACCTCCTGTTGATTTAACAGCTTTGCAATCTAGTCGCTGTAATACAATAAAAAGCTCTGTAAATAACGCAGGGTTTAGTAAAAACGCACGCGTTACCTGCGATAACCAATATGCTTACATAGTATCGAATACTTACCCTGAACACCCTGTGATGACGGGTATAACAGGTACTAATGAACAGGTGCCAGTACCAGCAAAAAATTACGCCGCACCTATTAAGTTAGCTCCCGAAAAGGCCAAAAAGCTTACAACAATAGATGCAGCACTTGGTGTAGCGGTAAATGGTGTACCAATTTACGATTATTCATCGCAAGGTGAGTTAAACGTTAATCAGTATGATGCCAAACACGATACTTTAAAGTTAGGCCAACTAGATAACTGTGGCGGCCATGCAGGGCGCGGGGATGATTACCACTACCATGTAGCACCCACATGTATGATCGACACAATGAAAAACCAAAGCAGTGATGCCATTATTGGCTGGGCGTACGACGGATACCCGCTGTATGGCAATAAAAACCCTGATGGCAGTACCATTGCCAAAAACGAACTCGATGTGTGTAACGGGCAAAGTGATAGCAAGTTTGGCTACCGATACCACACATCAAAAAATGCACCGTATATTTTTCAATGTTTAGTAGGTGAGGTCGATACGCGTGTATTACCACGAGTTGCGCCGCTTAGTGGTGATACCCAAGGTATTAGATCTCAATTAAAACCACCTGTTGGTGGGGTAACAAATTTAACTCACACAGTAGGCGAAGATGGTAGCCGTACTATGCGCTACACATATAAAAATGAGCAATACTTTACAACTTATAGTCCTTCAAAGCAGGGGGATGACTGTTTTGACTTTAAACAAAAAACCATTAGTAACAAAAACGGTATTCAAACAGGGACTTTTTGCCGAGGTCAGCAACCACAAGCTAAAAAACTAAGTCAAAATAATCCCGAAGCTCGTTTTAAATTAGAGGCATGGGCCGACAATTGGTTTGCAGCCTATATTGGAGATAAATTACTAATTGAAGACTCTGTACCTATTACTACAGAGCGATCTTTTAATGCAGAAAGCATTAACTTTTCAGCGTCTTACCCTATACAGCTTAATTTTATTATTAAAGACTTTAAGCAAAATAATACAGGGCTTGAGTACATAGGTACGCGCAGGCAGCAAATGGGCGATGGTGGTTTTATAATGCAAATTACTGATACCAAAAATAATAAAATAGTGGCGGTAAGTAATAAAACCTTAAAATGTGAAATGTTACACAAAGCCCCACTAGATAAAACATGTGAAAATAGCCAAAACCCAACCGCAGGTATCGCTCCGTGCAAATATATGGCAAAAGAAGCGCCACGCGATTGGTTAAAAAGTAACTTTGATGACAGCACCTGGCCTAATGCTACCGAGCATACCACCTCCTCGGTAAGCCCTAAAGACGGGTTCGATGATATAAACTGGGATAAAACCGCACAGTTTATTTGGGGTAGCGATTTAGAGACCGATAATACGCTTATTTGTAGAGTGACTATAAATGAGCCGCATTAATAAACTTAAAGGCAAGATATGTTTGTATTAAAAAAGTGCTATTTAATTTTTATGTGTGTATTACTAAATTTAAGTGCAGCCGTGAGCGCGCATGAGCTTAATGGCACAAGTGCTCATATTATTTTAAGAGATGGCCAAGTAGAAGTTAAAATAATAACCGACACAGCCCATTTAGCAGCTACATTACAAAGTGATCAAGCGTGGTTAATGGGCGACATAGAACAAGTTATGCCAGAAAATTTGGGCATAAATGATCAGCAAAACTATATTAAAATTATGCTTTTACAATCGACTCAATTGCAAATAAATAATCAAGCAATAAAGTTTGAGCGAGCATTATTCAACACATACCCAAATCAACATGATGAAATAGTTTTGCTAGCACGGCATAAGGTTTCAAAAGTAAGTGATGTGTCGTTGTCGTTTTCTAAAAGCTTAGGCGCGGTGCACGCTAACATTGTTAAACCGCAGTATAAGTTGATCAATGCTGGTGAAGCTTTAAACGCCAGCTTTTAATGTGCTAAATAACGAGGGGTTATTTATTTAAAGCTTAATTGTAAACCCTCGTTATGCAATACTGCTAATTAGAGTGTAAGCACTATTACCGCACACGCCTACAGCCTAAAAAAATAGAGTACCTGTGAAACTAATACATAAATTCTTTTTAGCATTTTTTATAACGAATATAACGCTCGTAGGCTTAATGTTTGTGTTTATTTATATGAACTTTGCTAGCGAGTTTAATAACTTTGTTGAAAAAGAAGAACAACAGCATTTAGCTAATGTAAAACAGCAACTTGCCAAAGTGTATAGCCAATATAATAGCTGGCAGGGTATTTCTCAAAGTGTACATTTATGGCGCTCTATTGTTGCCCCAAAATCTAAACCAGTTAAAAGCAAGCCAAAAAGTAGCGTAGCAAGCAAACCACTACAACCAACCCCCTCATTGTTATGGATAAATTTACCCGCCGATTTGCTTAAAACAGGGCAGCGTATTAGCTTATATAACGCAGAGAAACAGGTTGTGGTAGGCAAGCCTCAAATAGCCGACAATCCTCATATTGAGCCTATAGTAATTAACAAAAATACCGTTGGCTGGCTTGGTTTAATGCCGTCACGCTTAGTTGAAAACAGCCCCGCAAAAGCCTTTTTAACGGCTCAGTTTCATAACTACTTTATGATTACGCTGCTTGTAATTTTATTGGCTTTTGTAATGGCTATTTTACTCTCTCGTCATTTAACTAAGCCAATTAAACAAATAGTGCATGGCACAAATCAGCTTAATAAAGGGAACTTTTCAAACCGAATAACCCCTTTAACGCGCGATGAGCTAGGTATACTCACAAGTAACGTAAACGAGTTGGCTAATACACTTGAGCACAACCAGCAAATGCGCTTTCAATGGATGTCGGATACGTCTCATGAACTTAAAACCCCCATTACTGTATTGCGCTCTCATTTATTAGCTGTGCAAGATGGCGTTTTTATAGCCGACGAAAAACGTATAAACTTATTAATAGAGCAAGTAGATAACTTAAATCATATTGTTGACGACCTAGCTCAACTGGTAAATAACGACACAGCTAATTTAACCTATCATTTTAATAAGCTTGATTTAACCAAGGTATTTAAACTCGCTTTACAAAATTTTAGTGCACGTTTTAAAGAGCGCTCGCTAACCTTAAACAATGAAAGTTTAATTGCCGCGCCACAATATTTTATAAATGCCGATAAAGACCGCTTAATGCAGTTATTTACCAACCTACTAGAAAACACTTGCAGATACACCCATGCTGGTGGGCAAGTAAATATAACTATTTGCAAAAACCTTAAACGTAAAGAAGTTACATTATGTATTCAAGACTCAGCACCCGGGGTCAAAAGCGAAGAATTAAACAAACTTTTTGAGCGATTTTACCGAGTAGAAAAGTCTCGTAATAGAGAATTTGGCGGCTCGGGGCTCGGCTTAGCGCTTTGCCAGCAAATAGTGTTGGCGCACAATGGCGATATTACGCTTGGCCATAGTGCACTAGGTGGGCTCGAAGCTAAAATAACTTTACCGCTTTTTGAGTAACACGATGACTAAACAAAAAATACTAATAGTAGAAGACGAAAAAAACATAGCCGAAGTACTCATAGCTTACAGCCAACAACAAGGTTACAGCACAGAGTATTTTAACACTGGCAATGGAGTAGTGAGCTTTGTAAAAAATAATCAGCCCGATTTAATTTTACTCGATTTAATGATCCCTCATATTGACGGGCTAACTATTTGCAAACAGGTTAGGTCGTTTTCAAGCATACCTATTATTATGGTAACCGCCAAACGTGAAGAGCTAGACCGATTACAAGGGCTTGAACTTGGCGCTGATGACTACATATGCAAACCTTTTAGCCCTAAAGAGGTGATGGCCAGAATAAAAGCCGTATTAAGGCGCTTAAGCCAGCCTAAAAATAATGTAGTTAGCTATGGTGAATTTGAGTTATTTAAAGATGATTACGTAGCTTTAGTCCATGGTAAAAGCCTAGCGCTGACAGCAGTAGAGTTTAAAATATTTTTATTGTTTATTAGCCATGTGGGCCGTGTATTTAGCCGTGAAGATATCATTAATAGCGTTTATAACCACACAGTTGAAATATCAGACCGTAATATTGATAACCACATTAAAAATATTCGTAAAAAAATTAATGATATTAAAAGCGATTTAAACCCTATTACTGCAGTTTATGGGGTTGGCTATAAGCTTAATGGCTAAATAGTCTGCTTTATAACTTATTGAATATTATTAACTATATATGCTATTTTGAGGAGGATTATTCAAAGGAATGTACAAAATTGAACACTCAAATAGACTTTACCTCCTACACCTTAGATGAGCTTTACTCCAGCGCAAAAGTAATTGATCGAGAACGCTTTCCTGAGCGCGCAAAAGAAATAGACGAGCTTATTAAAACCCGAGAAGCGCAAGATCCCACACAAAATACCGACTCAAAAATAGTGGGCGAACAAGCATCACGCGGGGATAGGCTCGTTGCTGCCATAATTGATGGCCTAATAGGAATCGCTTTTACTATACCTTTAATGATGTATATCGGCTTTGATAGCTTAATGCAGCCAACCCTTGGGTTATCTTTGTTTTTATTGGGTTATGGTGTACTTAGCGTTTTAGTACTTCATGGTTACCTTATGTATCACAGCGGACAAACTATTGGTAAGTACTGTATGTCTATTCGTATAGAAAACATAGATGGCACAAAAGCGAGTTTTACAACTATTTACTTTAAACGCATGTTACCCATGCAGCTGTTATCGCTTGTACCTTCTGTAGGGCAGGTGATAGCTGGCGTAGTTAATCCAGCCTTTATTTTTGCAAAAGATAAACGCTGTTTACACGACCATATAGCAGGAACCAAAGTGAGTTATATTGAGAAGTAGTAATACCCAGCTAAGGATAATGTTTAAAAGGTATTTATGAATAAACTAACGAGGTATAAAAAAGCACCCAGTGCAAAATTACTTTGGACACTTGGTTTCAATACATTTATCGCAGTTATAATTTTATTTTGGGTAGAGGTATTTATTGAACAGCCTTTGCTGCATCAATTTTTATACTTATTTGCGTTTGTATTATTGAGGGTGTTTTCACAGTGGTATTGTATAAACAAAGAACAATCTCAGGCAGTTGAAATTGTAAATGGCGAGTTTGAACTACTCGGCATAAATATAAAGGTGTCTGAGCTAGAAGAAGTACTTTATTGCCAAACTAAGCGTTTTGAGCATATTTTAAGATTTAAATTTAAAAACGCCACATACCAAGATATTGAAATAACGGCACCAGATTTAATTGACGACCTACGCTTTTATTATTTTATGGTTGATAACGCCCTACCAGTAAAAATGACAGATGATAAGGGCCGTTTTTTTGAGGAAGATTAACAGCGCAGCAAGGAGTTGTGGTGATCAAACCGATTTTAATATTTTTGATGCTAGCAAGTGCCATCTTTAGTGAATATTCATATGCAAGCTCATTTGAGGGATGCTATTCAAGGACGGATAAAATAACGAGTGCGATCCCTATGCTCAACGAAGATGGGAGCGAAAGTAATGAGCGTTTTAAGTTAAAAACGAGCTATATAAATGTATTTAAAGAAGATGATAAATATTTTACAGAAGGCTTGATATGGGGTTACAACTTTCACATTTGTACTATCACCGCCCCTGTAGAAGGAGTTTCAGAACCATTGCCTTTAATACTAAAGGGTAAAAAACTAGTGTTTGAAGAACAAGAGCCCGAATACGATATTAACTGTAAGTTTGAACTAGAATTTGACGAGAATGGCTTGCATATTAAGGATAAAAACTATCATTGCTCTAACTACATGTTTTACTGTGGGGCGCACGCAAGTGTTCATGACGTTCACCTAGTTAAAACCAACAAAGGCTGCAATTAACTAAGCTAGTCTATTTTTTAACTTAACGATGCAGCAACAAGGACTTATTATGCGCAGCTTTTTATTATTTATTGGCTACTCATCATACATTGGCAGTGTGGGCGATGGCTTACTTGGCTTGTATGCACTATGGGTTTTAATAGGTAATAATTTAGCACTTTTAAACTTATCGCTTAATGACTTTTTAGCACAGTATGTTGAGTTTATATATTGGGTGAAGCAGGTTGCGCTTTATGTAATGCCCGAAGGCTTTGCCAATTGGTTATTTGGCATTCCTGCTGTTATTTACTTTCCCGTACGTATACTAATGAGCCTAATAATTGGCTGGTGGGCACTAAAAAAGGCAGAACAGTTAAAAACAAAAAATGTGTAAAAACTACTCACTTTTAAAATAATTACCTTTTTAAATATTACATTTTATTAAGCCTGACCTACAACCGCGTTAAACGTTTACTACTGTATTGTTTTTAAATAATATTTTTTAATCCACTTTCGCTTTCGCTAATTATTTTTGGCACATAAGTTGATGCACTCATTTATAAATTTTTTAAAAGGACTGCACATGACCGCTGAATATTTTATGGTGTTGGGGCTGCTTGGGGTGGCATTTTTTTCGGTAGCAGGTGCATTGCTCGGCTATGAAAAAAGCATAAGTGGTTTTGGTGTAGTGGTGGTAGCAACTGTAACTGCTTTAGGTGGCGGCACGCTAAGAGACATACTTTTAGATAAACCTATATTTTGGATAGCCACGCCTGAGTATTTATACTCAACATACGCCGCTATTATTGCCACCATATTTTTTGTGCGTTACTTACCTCATGTAAATAACTATTATTTTTTATTAGTCGATGCCATAGGTATGGCGTTATTTAATATTATGGGGATAGAAAAAGCCTTAATAAGCGGCACAGGTATGGTAATAGCGATAACAATGGGGATCACCACAGGGATTTTTGGCGGCCTAATACGAGACGTAATTTGCCGCGAAGTACCTTCAGTTATGCGAAACGAGCCCTATGCTTCAGCCTGTTTAGTAGGCGGCCTAGTTTATGCTGCGCTGTTTACCATAGAAGTCGATTACATTTGGTGTATTTTAGGCTCACTTTTTACCACTGTATTTTTAAGATTAGGCTCGCTTAAATGGGGCTGGCACCTAACCATTTTCAGAAAAAAAGATTTTAAAGATCAAAGAGAGTAGCTCTTAGTTATTTATAGGCTGGGTTTGCATATGGTACTCATAGTTATCTTCCTCAGTGATCTTAAAGCCTAGTCGAGTATAAAGTGCTTTAGCAGGGTTGTTTTTAAGTACTGTTAGTTTGATAGGCTTTAACTTTGCAGTTTTAATTACTTGCTCAATAACGCCTCTGCCGTAGCCTTTATTTTGATGGTTGGGGTGTATTTGCAATTGCATTATTTCAATGTGGCTACCCCATATTTTGTACTTTAACGTACCTAAAATATCACCATTAAACTGTATGAGATGAGAGCAATCGTATTGCTCATCAACCCTTTCATTATGCTGTTGCTCAGTTAAAAATAACCCGGCATTTTCTAAGTGTTCAACCATAGTCAGTTTTCTGAGGCTTAATAAGTAGCCTCGGTCTGAATATGCTGCCTTTATGAATTTAAAAACCATAGTGCTACCTTGCAACAGCCTTAATGTTTATATTAGTAGAACTAATCAAAATAAGTCTGCAGTAT is part of the Pseudoalteromonas carrageenovora IAM 12662 genome and harbors:
- a CDS encoding YHYH protein, whose amino-acid sequence is MKNLWILCFAIVYGVSLAGCNNNTSDTQSSESNTFKLVSNVMKNNGTLPVAYTCDGNSVNPPLSWSGAPKGTKYYALIMHHNAPDGVHWYWNVYNINASTSHINSGQNLADIKAELGSNSVNNLNQYAPPCSKGPGEKRYTYTVYALSDAINFAKNTQVDRATLLKAIKNITLDSAQMTVTYERAGSPHKPARKKPKVHEGIKTPLSLVNSAPPVDLTALQSSRCNTIKSSVNNAGFSKNARVTCDNQYAYIVSNTYPEHPVMTGITGTNEQVPVPAKNYAAPIKLAPEKAKKLTTIDAALGVAVNGVPIYDYSSQGELNVNQYDAKHDTLKLGQLDNCGGHAGRGDDYHYHVAPTCMIDTMKNQSSDAIIGWAYDGYPLYGNKNPDGSTIAKNELDVCNGQSDSKFGYRYHTSKNAPYIFQCLVGEVDTRVLPRVAPLSGDTQGIRSQLKPPVGGVTNLTHTVGEDGSRTMRYTYKNEQYFTTYSPSKQGDDCFDFKQKTISNKNGIQTGTFCRGQQPQAKKLSQNNPEARFKLEAWADNWFAAYIGDKLLIEDSVPITTERSFNAESINFSASYPIQLNFIIKDFKQNNTGLEYIGTRRQQMGDGGFIMQITDTKNNKIVAVSNKTLKCEMLHKAPLDKTCENSQNPTAGIAPCKYMAKEAPRDWLKSNFDDSTWPNATEHTTSSVSPKDGFDDINWDKTAQFIWGSDLETDNTLICRVTINEPH
- a CDS encoding ATP-binding protein; the encoded protein is MKLIHKFFLAFFITNITLVGLMFVFIYMNFASEFNNFVEKEEQQHLANVKQQLAKVYSQYNSWQGISQSVHLWRSIVAPKSKPVKSKPKSSVASKPLQPTPSLLWINLPADLLKTGQRISLYNAEKQVVVGKPQIADNPHIEPIVINKNTVGWLGLMPSRLVENSPAKAFLTAQFHNYFMITLLVILLAFVMAILLSRHLTKPIKQIVHGTNQLNKGNFSNRITPLTRDELGILTSNVNELANTLEHNQQMRFQWMSDTSHELKTPITVLRSHLLAVQDGVFIADEKRINLLIEQVDNLNHIVDDLAQLVNNDTANLTYHFNKLDLTKVFKLALQNFSARFKERSLTLNNESLIAAPQYFINADKDRLMQLFTNLLENTCRYTHAGGQVNITICKNLKRKEVTLCIQDSAPGVKSEELNKLFERFYRVEKSRNREFGGSGLGLALCQQIVLAHNGDITLGHSALGGLEAKITLPLFE
- a CDS encoding response regulator, which translates into the protein MTKQKILIVEDEKNIAEVLIAYSQQQGYSTEYFNTGNGVVSFVKNNQPDLILLDLMIPHIDGLTICKQVRSFSSIPIIMVTAKREELDRLQGLELGADDYICKPFSPKEVMARIKAVLRRLSQPKNNVVSYGEFELFKDDYVALVHGKSLALTAVEFKIFLLFISHVGRVFSREDIINSVYNHTVEISDRNIDNHIKNIRKKINDIKSDLNPITAVYGVGYKLNG
- a CDS encoding RDD family protein; the encoded protein is MNTQIDFTSYTLDELYSSAKVIDRERFPERAKEIDELIKTREAQDPTQNTDSKIVGEQASRGDRLVAAIIDGLIGIAFTIPLMMYIGFDSLMQPTLGLSLFLLGYGVLSVLVLHGYLMYHSGQTIGKYCMSIRIENIDGTKASFTTIYFKRMLPMQLLSLVPSVGQVIAGVVNPAFIFAKDKRCLHDHIAGTKVSYIEK
- a CDS encoding trimeric intracellular cation channel family protein, which codes for MTAEYFMVLGLLGVAFFSVAGALLGYEKSISGFGVVVVATVTALGGGTLRDILLDKPIFWIATPEYLYSTYAAIIATIFFVRYLPHVNNYYFLLVDAIGMALFNIMGIEKALISGTGMVIAITMGITTGIFGGLIRDVICREVPSVMRNEPYASACLVGGLVYAALFTIEVDYIWCILGSLFTTVFLRLGSLKWGWHLTIFRKKDFKDQRE
- a CDS encoding GNAT family N-acetyltransferase; the protein is MVFKFIKAAYSDRGYLLSLRKLTMVEHLENAGLFLTEQQHNERVDEQYDCSHLIQFNGDILGTLKYKIWGSHIEIMQLQIHPNHQNKGYGRGVIEQVIKTAKLKPIKLTVLKNNPAKALYTRLGFKITEEDNYEYHMQTQPINN